The Triticum aestivum cultivar Chinese Spring chromosome 7B, IWGSC CS RefSeq v2.1, whole genome shotgun sequence genome window below encodes:
- the LOC123155707 gene encoding probable glutathione S-transferase GSTU6, whose product MAGEGDLQLLGGLVSPFTLRVRMALHVKGVSYEYLEQDLWDKSELLLASNPVHKKVPVLIHAGKPICESVAIVQYVDEVWASAPSLLPADPYDRAVTRFCAAYVDDELFPAWLAILRAATEEERAQKLAATLAVLAPMEEAFSACSAFSSGGDSIGYFDLALGCQLFWLDALREMFDVMVIDDGRTPPLAAWTERFLETEAAKMVKPPMSSMLEYAGQLRENRIFATLNTWLLQIATPKIVFTELPSSSSAP is encoded by the coding sequence ATGGCTGGTGAAGGAGATCTGCAGCTACTGGGCGGGTTGGTGAGTCCATTCACACTCCGGGTACGCATGGCGCTGCACGTCAAGGGTGTGAGCTACGAGTACCTCGAGCAGGACCTATGGGACAAGAGCGAGCTCCTCCTCGCGTCTAACCCGGTGCACAAAAAGGTCCCGGTGCTCATCCACGCCGGTAAGCCCATCTGCGAGTCGGTCGCCATCGTGCAGTACGTCGACGAGGTCTGGGCGAGCGCCCCCTCGCTCCTCCCCGCCGACCCCTACGACCGTGCCGTCACTCGCTTCTGCGCCGCCTATGTCGACGACGAGCTGTTCCCTGCCTGGCTAGCCATCCTGCGCGCCGCGACAGAGGAGGAGAGAGCGCAAAAGCTCGCCGCCACGCTCGCGGTGCTTGCGCCCATGGAGGAGGCCTTCTCCGCCTGCTCGGCCTTCTCATCCGGTGGCGACTCCATCGGGTACTTCGACCTCGCGCTCGGGTGCCAGCTCTTCTGGCTCGACGCGCTGAGGGAGATGTTCGACGTGATGGTCATCGACGATGGCAGGACCCCGCCCTTAGCCGCGTGGACCGAGAGGTTCCTGGAGACGGAGGCGGCCAAGATGGTGAAGCCGCCCATGAGCAGCATGCTGGAGTACGCCGGGCAGCTGCGAGAAAATCGGATATTTGCCACTTTGAATACGTGGCTTCTCCAAATTGCCACTCCCAAGATTGTCTTCACAGAATTGCCATCCAGCTCATCGGCTCCTTGA